The proteins below are encoded in one region of Telopea speciosissima isolate NSW1024214 ecotype Mountain lineage chromosome 10, Tspe_v1, whole genome shotgun sequence:
- the LOC122644254 gene encoding GDSL esterase/lipase 7-like isoform X4 — MANTFPMFLLSLCLFSQFFLAKCSIPLSPALYVFGDSIVDSGNNDFLNTSAKANYKPYGIDFPAGPTGRFTNGNTFADFLAQYLGLPFVPPYLGLSKAQKSKTITGMNYASGSAGVLRKSGKIVGMNLELQKQIEFFQATVNHYLPKNFKNKEELSQYLSKSIFVVEIGINDYLANYLLPTYYNSSHLYSPKQFSGILLKKLKKGLQDLYKLGARKFVVFNIAAIGCIPSALSSKNLTSGCVEDENQLVSIYNEGLPDMLHELNASLKGSTFVLGDLYGLIYDLNQTPYKYG; from the exons ATGGCTAACACCTTTCCTATGTTCTTACTCTCACTTTGCTTATTTTCTCAGTTCTTCTTGGCTAAGTGCTCAATTCCCCTTTCCCCTGCTTTATATGTATTTGGAGATTCTATTGTAGATAGTGGCAATAATGATTTCCTTAATACATCTGCAAAAGCAAATTACAAACCATATGGCATAGACTTCCCAGCTGGTCCAACAGGCAGATTCACTAATGGCAACACTTTTGCAGATTTTTTAG CTCAGTATTTGGGGTTACCTTTTGTCCCTCCATACTTGGGTCTTTCAAAGGCACAAAAGAGTAAAACAATTACTGGAATGAATTATGCATCAGGATCAGCTGGTGTCCTCCGAAAATCGGGAAAAATAGTT GGAATGAATTTAGAGTTGCAGAAACAGATTGAATTTTTCCAAGCAACTGTAAATCATTACTTGCCAAAGAACTTTAAGAACAAGGAAGAGCTTTCACAGTATTTATCCAAGTCCATTTTTGTGGTAGAGATAGGCATCAATGACTATTTGGCAAATTATCTCCTACCAACATATTACAATAGTAGTCACCTATACAGCCCGAAGCAATTTTCCGGTATCCtcttgaaaaaactcaaaaaaggtTTACAG GATCTTTACAAATTGGGAGCCAGGAAGTTTGTGGTATTCAATATCGCCGCAATTGGGTGTATACCATCAGCATTATCCAGCAAAAATCTTACAAGTGGATGTGTTGAGGATGAAAATCAGTTAGTATCAATATATAATGAAGGGCTTCCAGATATGTTACACGAACTGAATGCCAGCCTTAAGGGTTCAACTTTTGTTCTGGGTGACCTTTATGGATTGATCTATGACTTGAACCAAACCCCTTACAAATATGGTTAG
- the LOC122641734 gene encoding uncharacterized protein LOC122641734 isoform X2 — MATEQNREEAEQQMTRLPFRAWKEKVEEQYLKIREHAETYPYVWASYIFVYGGLALWATYRWRKLRRTEDRVRGLQERLRKLVDAEESANSAAPSIEKAKPDKHSKQ; from the exons ATGGCCACTGAGCAAAACAGAGAGGAAGCAGAGCAGCAGATGACGAGGCTGCCATTTCGTGCCTGGAAGGAGAAGGTGGAAGAACAGTATCTGAAGATCAGAGAACACGCAGAGACTTACCCATATGTCTGGGCTTCATATATCTTTGTTTACGGTGGACTCGCCTTATGGGCCACTTACCGATGGAGAAAGCTCCGTAGGACTGAGGATAGGGTACGAGGCCTCCAAGAGAGACTCCGAAAGCTAGTTGATGCTGAAGAGTCTGCAAACTCAGCGGCTCCATCGATTGAGAAAGCAAAGCCCGATAAACACTCAAAACAATG A
- the LOC122644254 gene encoding GDSL esterase/lipase 7-like isoform X2: protein MAKFFPIPLLSFLLIPHFFFAKCSSHLAPALYVFGDSLVDSGNNDFLNTSSKANYKPYGIDFPSGPTGRFTNGKTFADFLAKYLGLPFVPPYLGLSKDQKSETITGMNYASGSAGILRKTGSAIGMNLALQIQIELFEETVKHYLPKNFKTHHELLKYLSKSIFVVDIGNNDYLNNYLQPARYNSSHLYGPVQFSGYLLKELKQSLQDIYNLGARKFLVFNIGPIGCTPALVYSQNITSGCAENLNQLVSLYNEGLPNMLQELTASLNGSTFVLGEFYQASYDLNQNPYKYGFTNRSSCCVVNSATSQCLQDVSPCKDRAKHIYWDGFHPTQHANYVFATGCFLGTTQCTPLNILELTQKH, encoded by the exons ATGGCTAAGTTCTTTCCAATACCCCTACTCTCATTTCTCTTAATTCCTCATTTCTTCTTTGCAAAATGCTCAAGTCATCTAGCCCCAGCTTTATATGTATTTGGAGATTCTCTTGTAGATAGTGGAAATAATGATTTCCTTAATACTTCTTCAAAAGCAAATTACAAACCATATGGCATAGACTTTCCTTCAGGTCCAACAGGAAGATTCACTAATGGCAAAACTTTTGCAGATTTTTTAG CTAAGTATCTTGGGTTACCCTTTGTTCCTCCATACTTGGGTCTTTCAAAGGATCAAAAGAGTGAAACAATTACAGGAATGAATTATGCATCAGGATCAGCTGGTATCCTTCGAAAAACAGGATCAGCAATA GGAATGAATTTAGCATTGCAGATACAGATTGAGTTGTTTGAAGAAACTGTGAAACACTACTTGCCCAAGAACTTTAAAACCCACCATGAGCTTTTGAAGTACTTATCCAAGTCCATTTTTGTGGTAGACATAGGCAACAATGACTATCTAAACAATTATCTTCAACCGGCGCGGTACAATAGTAGTCACCTATACGGCCCGGTGCAATTTTCCGGCTACCTATTAAAAGAACTCAAACAAAGTTTACAG GATATTTATAATTTGGGAGCCAGGAAGTTTTTGGTATTCAATATTGGCCCTATTGGGTGTACACCAGCCTTGGTATATAGTCAAAATATTACAAGTGGATGTGCTGAGAATTTAAATCAGTTAGTATCTCTTTACAATGAAGGCCTACCAAATATGTTACAAGAACTAACTGCAAGCCTCAATGGTTCAACTTTTGTTCTGGGAGAATTTTATCAAGCCAGCTATGATTTGAACCAAAATCCTTATAAATATG GTTTCACAAATAGAAGCTCATGTTGTGTTGTAAACAGTGCAACTTCACAATGCCTACAAGATGTCTCACCTTGCAAGGATAGGGCTAAACATATCTACTGGGATGGATTTCATCCAACGCAACACGCGAACTACGTGTTTGCGACTGGTTGTTTCTTGGGTACTACTCAGTGTACTCCATTAAACATTTTGGAGCTCACACAGAAACATTAA
- the LOC122641734 gene encoding uncharacterized protein LOC122641734 isoform X1 has protein sequence MATEQNREEAEQQMTRLPFRAWKEKVEEQYLKIREHAETYPYVWASYIFVYGGLALWATYRWRKLRRTEDRVRGLQERLRKLVDAEESANSAAPSIEKAKPDKHSKQWLGV, from the coding sequence ATGGCCACTGAGCAAAACAGAGAGGAAGCAGAGCAGCAGATGACGAGGCTGCCATTTCGTGCCTGGAAGGAGAAGGTGGAAGAACAGTATCTGAAGATCAGAGAACACGCAGAGACTTACCCATATGTCTGGGCTTCATATATCTTTGTTTACGGTGGACTCGCCTTATGGGCCACTTACCGATGGAGAAAGCTCCGTAGGACTGAGGATAGGGTACGAGGCCTCCAAGAGAGACTCCGAAAGCTAGTTGATGCTGAAGAGTCTGCAAACTCAGCGGCTCCATCGATTGAGAAAGCAAAGCCCGATAAACACTCAAAACAATGGTTAGGGGTTTGA
- the LOC122644254 gene encoding GDSL esterase/lipase 7-like isoform X1 → MANTFPMFLLSLCLFSQFFLAKCSIPLSPALYVFGDSIVDSGNNDFLNTSAKANYKPYGIDFPAGPTGRFTNGNTFADFLAKYLGLPFVPPYLGLSKDQKSETITGMNYASGSAGILRKTGSAIGMNLALQIQIELFEETVKHYLPKNFKTHHELLKYLSKSIFVVDIGNNDYLNNYLQPARYNSSHLYGPVQFSGYLLKELKQSLQDIYNLGARKFLVFNIGPIGCTPALVYSQNITSGCAENLNQLVSLYNEGLPNMLQELTASLNGSTFVLGEFYQASYDLNQNPYKYGFTNRSSCCVVNSATSQCLQDVSPCKDRAKHIYWDGFHPTQHANYVFATGCFLGTTQCTPLNILELTQKH, encoded by the exons ATGGCTAACACCTTTCCTATGTTCTTACTCTCACTTTGCTTATTTTCTCAGTTCTTCTTGGCTAAGTGCTCAATTCCCCTTTCCCCTGCTTTATATGTATTTGGAGATTCTATTGTAGATAGTGGCAATAATGATTTCCTTAATACATCTGCAAAAGCAAATTACAAACCATATGGCATAGACTTCCCAGCTGGTCCAACAGGCAGATTCACTAATGGCAACACTTTTGCAGATTTTTTAG CTAAGTATCTTGGGTTACCCTTTGTTCCTCCATACTTGGGTCTTTCAAAGGATCAAAAGAGTGAAACAATTACAGGAATGAATTATGCATCAGGATCAGCTGGTATCCTTCGAAAAACAGGATCAGCAATA GGAATGAATTTAGCATTGCAGATACAGATTGAGTTGTTTGAAGAAACTGTGAAACACTACTTGCCCAAGAACTTTAAAACCCACCATGAGCTTTTGAAGTACTTATCCAAGTCCATTTTTGTGGTAGACATAGGCAACAATGACTATCTAAACAATTATCTTCAACCGGCGCGGTACAATAGTAGTCACCTATACGGCCCGGTGCAATTTTCCGGCTACCTATTAAAAGAACTCAAACAAAGTTTACAG GATATTTATAATTTGGGAGCCAGGAAGTTTTTGGTATTCAATATTGGCCCTATTGGGTGTACACCAGCCTTGGTATATAGTCAAAATATTACAAGTGGATGTGCTGAGAATTTAAATCAGTTAGTATCTCTTTACAATGAAGGCCTACCAAATATGTTACAAGAACTAACTGCAAGCCTCAATGGTTCAACTTTTGTTCTGGGAGAATTTTATCAAGCCAGCTATGATTTGAACCAAAATCCTTATAAATATG GTTTCACAAATAGAAGCTCATGTTGTGTTGTAAACAGTGCAACTTCACAATGCCTACAAGATGTCTCACCTTGCAAGGATAGGGCTAAACATATCTACTGGGATGGATTTCATCCAACGCAACACGCGAACTACGTGTTTGCGACTGGTTGTTTCTTGGGTACTACTCAGTGTACTCCATTAAACATTTTGGAGCTCACACAGAAACATTAA
- the LOC122644254 gene encoding GDSL esterase/lipase 7-like isoform X3, protein MANTFPMFLLSLCLFSQFFLAKCSIPLSPALYVFGDSIVDSGNNDFLNTSAKANYKPYGIDFPAGPTGRFTNGNTFADFLAQYLGLPFVPPYLGLSKAQKSKTITGMNYASGSAGVLRKSGKIVGMNLELQKQIEFFQATVNHYLPKNFKNKEELSQYLSKSIFVVEIGINDYLANYLLPTYYNSSHLYSPKQFSGILLKKLKKGLQDIYNLGARKFLVFNIGPIGCTPALVYSQNITSGCAENLNQLVSLYNEGLPNMLQELTASLNGSTFVLGEFYQASYDLNQNPYKYGFTNRSSCCVVNSATSQCLQDVSPCKDRAKHIYWDGFHPTQHANYVFATGCFLGTTQCTPLNILELTQKH, encoded by the exons ATGGCTAACACCTTTCCTATGTTCTTACTCTCACTTTGCTTATTTTCTCAGTTCTTCTTGGCTAAGTGCTCAATTCCCCTTTCCCCTGCTTTATATGTATTTGGAGATTCTATTGTAGATAGTGGCAATAATGATTTCCTTAATACATCTGCAAAAGCAAATTACAAACCATATGGCATAGACTTCCCAGCTGGTCCAACAGGCAGATTCACTAATGGCAACACTTTTGCAGATTTTTTAG CTCAGTATTTGGGGTTACCTTTTGTCCCTCCATACTTGGGTCTTTCAAAGGCACAAAAGAGTAAAACAATTACTGGAATGAATTATGCATCAGGATCAGCTGGTGTCCTCCGAAAATCGGGAAAAATAGTT GGAATGAATTTAGAGTTGCAGAAACAGATTGAATTTTTCCAAGCAACTGTAAATCATTACTTGCCAAAGAACTTTAAGAACAAGGAAGAGCTTTCACAGTATTTATCCAAGTCCATTTTTGTGGTAGAGATAGGCATCAATGACTATTTGGCAAATTATCTCCTACCAACATATTACAATAGTAGTCACCTATACAGCCCGAAGCAATTTTCCGGTATCCtcttgaaaaaactcaaaaaaggtTTACAG GATATTTATAATTTGGGAGCCAGGAAGTTTTTGGTATTCAATATTGGCCCTATTGGGTGTACACCAGCCTTGGTATATAGTCAAAATATTACAAGTGGATGTGCTGAGAATTTAAATCAGTTAGTATCTCTTTACAATGAAGGCCTACCAAATATGTTACAAGAACTAACTGCAAGCCTCAATGGTTCAACTTTTGTTCTGGGAGAATTTTATCAAGCCAGCTATGATTTGAACCAAAATCCTTATAAATATG GTTTCACAAATAGAAGCTCATGTTGTGTTGTAAACAGTGCAACTTCACAATGCCTACAAGATGTCTCACCTTGCAAGGATAGGGCTAAACATATCTACTGGGATGGATTTCATCCAACGCAACACGCGAACTACGTGTTTGCGACTGGTTGTTTCTTGGGTACTACTCAGTGTACTCCATTAAACATTTTGGAGCTCACACAGAAACATTAA